Part of the Fretibacterium sp. OH1220_COT-178 genome, GGTGTCGGTGAGGGCGGACGGCACGGTCCTTTGGGGCGGAGCCGCGGTGACGAGCGCCGACGTCCCCGCTCTGGCCTCGCAGGCCGCGGCCGAGAGCCGGGACATCCTGCTGGCGGGCGATCGTGCGGCACCTTACGGGGCCGTCGCGGAGCTTCTGGAGCTCCTTCGGCGTTCGGGGCTGGAGAGCGCGGGGCTCGTGCTTCAGGGAGGGGTCCCGTGAGCCCCTGTTTTCTGCGTCGATGGACTTTGCCCGTCGTTCTCAGCCTGGCCTTCCACGCCGCGCTTTTTCTCCTTCCCCCAAGGAGGGAGGCCCCGGAGCTCCGTCCGGCTCTGAAGCTCACCCTGATCCGTCCGGCGCGCGTTGTGGGCCGGTCCCGCTCCGACGTAGGCGGCCTGCCGGGAGACGGGCCGAATACGGGGCGCTCCTCTCCATCCTCCGCCCCCCAAAGGAGGGCCGAGCCTCCAAGGCCCAAGCCCGAGGCGAAGCAACCGGCCCTGAAATCCAGTGTCAGACCCAAAAGCCAGCCGAAGTCCAAGCCGCCGGTTCCCCAACCGGAGCGTGTGCGCAGGGCCGATCCCGTTCCCTCTCCGTCGGTGCAGGAGCCGGATGGAGAGATTGCGGCGGTTGTTCGGGGTCGTGTTCCCGCGCCGGGCACTGCCGGAGGCGGCTCCGGCGG contains:
- a CDS encoding ExbD/TolR family protein — translated: VSVRADGTVLWGGAAVTSADVPALASQAAAESRDILLAGDRAAPYGAVAELLELLRRSGLESAGLVLQGGVP